In Catenulispora sp. EB89, the following proteins share a genomic window:
- a CDS encoding DeoR/GlpR family DNA-binding transcription regulator: MNRYERWSVLLEMLAELGKLEIEETAEKLGVSAATVRRDFDELAAQQLLSRTRGGATAHSVSYDLPLRFKVARHAPEKQRIASVAAGMVAVGSTVGINGGTTATEVARALATRADLAGEQRGPAVTVVTNALNIAQELVVRPYLHVVATGGVGSPKSYELVGPVAAAMLERVALDLAILGVDALDAEHGASAHNEAEATVNQTLASRARHVVVVADSSKLGRRAFARICPISDVTTLVTDGDAPEEMVGRFTELGVRVVRA, encoded by the coding sequence GTGAACCGCTACGAGCGCTGGAGTGTCCTGCTGGAGATGCTCGCCGAGCTGGGCAAGCTGGAGATCGAGGAGACCGCGGAGAAGCTGGGGGTCTCGGCGGCCACCGTGCGCCGCGACTTCGACGAGCTCGCCGCACAGCAACTGCTGTCCCGAACGCGCGGCGGCGCCACGGCCCACAGCGTCTCCTACGACCTGCCGCTCCGCTTCAAAGTCGCCCGCCACGCCCCGGAGAAGCAGCGCATCGCCTCGGTCGCGGCCGGCATGGTCGCGGTCGGCTCCACGGTCGGCATCAACGGCGGCACCACCGCCACGGAGGTGGCGCGCGCCCTGGCGACCCGCGCGGACCTGGCGGGCGAGCAGCGCGGCCCGGCGGTGACGGTGGTGACGAACGCACTGAACATCGCCCAGGAACTGGTGGTCCGCCCCTACCTGCACGTGGTCGCGACCGGCGGCGTCGGCTCCCCCAAATCCTACGAACTGGTCGGCCCGGTAGCAGCGGCGATGCTCGAGCGCGTGGCCCTGGACCTGGCCATCCTCGGCGTGGACGCCCTGGACGCCGAGCACGGCGCCAGCGCCCACAACGAGGCGGAGGCGACAGTGAACCAAACCCTGGCCTCGCGCGCACGCCACGTGGTGGTGGTCGCCGACTCATCGAAGCTGGGCCGGCGCGCGTTCGCGCGGATCTGCCCGATCTCGGACGTCACGACGCTGGTGACGGATGGGGACGCGCCGGAGGAGATGGTGGGGCGGTTCACGGAGCTGGGGGTGCGGGTGGTGCGGGCTTAG
- a CDS encoding SIMPL domain-containing protein, which yields MDLNLSITRRALVLGVATVLAAGGAVAIGMSGGSSAPDASAAPFGAALVANGAPVAPDAFPGITVEGTGKVTGTPDTLVLSLSITKVASDVSSAMNGVSATMGAVQASLSGNHVAAGDQKTSGLNVGPQYENSSGKPTVSGYQASENLTVTLRDPKSAGAVIGAATTAGGNATQISGLSTDLQNDSGPLAQARDAAFNDAKAKAEQYAKSAGRTLGQVVRVEENDGNPAPTPVNFAPMASGASPANPVPIQMGSTDVTVQVTVVFSFA from the coding sequence ATGGACCTCAACCTCAGCATCACCCGCCGGGCTCTCGTGCTCGGCGTCGCGACCGTGCTCGCCGCCGGCGGGGCGGTCGCCATCGGGATGTCCGGCGGTAGTTCGGCGCCGGATGCCAGTGCCGCGCCCTTTGGGGCCGCGCTCGTTGCGAACGGTGCGCCGGTGGCGCCGGATGCGTTTCCCGGCATCACCGTGGAGGGCACTGGGAAGGTGACCGGGACGCCGGACACGCTCGTGCTCAGCCTGAGCATCACCAAGGTTGCCTCGGATGTCAGCTCCGCGATGAACGGGGTCTCCGCGACGATGGGTGCGGTGCAGGCCTCGCTGAGTGGGAACCACGTCGCGGCCGGCGACCAGAAGACGTCCGGGCTGAACGTCGGTCCGCAGTATGAGAATTCGAGTGGTAAGCCGACGGTCAGCGGATATCAGGCTTCGGAGAACCTGACCGTGACGCTGCGCGATCCGAAGTCCGCGGGCGCCGTCATCGGCGCGGCGACGACGGCTGGTGGGAACGCCACCCAGATCTCCGGATTGTCGACCGATCTGCAGAATGACTCCGGGCCGCTGGCGCAGGCGCGGGACGCCGCCTTCAACGACGCCAAGGCGAAGGCCGAGCAGTACGCGAAGTCGGCGGGCCGCACTCTGGGCCAGGTGGTGCGGGTCGAGGAGAACGACGGCAACCCGGCCCCGACGCCGGTCAACTTCGCGCCCATGGCGTCCGGGGCGTCGCCGGCGAACCCGGTGCCGATCCAGATGGGCAGTACCGATGTCACGGTGCAGGTGACCGTGGTGTTCAGCTTCGCTTGA
- a CDS encoding NUDIX hydrolase, with protein MSEPEPTPSHETPDETRGDIRGDTPDVSAAPPARSRSHWTVHSEWPVYENPWVDVLMADVELGDGTRFEHHVIRTRSAASCVVTRTEAGREEVLLIWRHRFAIDKWVWEIPSGLIEEGEDPADTARREVEEETGWRVSDVTPLLSFHPVGGMLRSQYRLFRAVGAEYIGEPTEENEAEKVAWIPLDEVLGLIDAGQIATSSSLVGLLRVLAERK; from the coding sequence ATGTCAGAGCCTGAGCCGACGCCGTCTCACGAGACACCCGACGAGACCCGCGGCGACATCCGCGGCGACACCCCGGACGTCTCGGCCGCGCCCCCGGCGCGCAGCCGGAGCCACTGGACCGTGCACTCCGAGTGGCCCGTGTATGAGAACCCTTGGGTGGACGTCCTCATGGCCGACGTGGAACTCGGCGACGGCACCCGCTTCGAGCACCACGTCATCCGCACCCGCAGCGCCGCGAGCTGCGTGGTGACCAGGACGGAGGCCGGGCGCGAGGAGGTGCTGCTGATCTGGCGGCACCGGTTCGCGATCGACAAGTGGGTCTGGGAGATCCCCTCCGGCCTGATCGAGGAGGGCGAGGATCCGGCGGACACCGCGCGCCGCGAGGTCGAGGAGGAGACCGGCTGGCGGGTGAGCGATGTCACGCCGTTGCTGTCCTTTCACCCGGTCGGCGGGATGCTGCGGTCGCAGTACCGGCTGTTCCGAGCGGTCGGCGCCGAGTACATCGGGGAGCCGACGGAGGAGAACGAAGCCGAGAAGGTGGCGTGGATTCCGCTGGACGAGGTACTCGGGCTGATCGACGCCGGGCAGATCGCGACGTCCTCCTCGCTGGTCGGGCTGCTGCGCGTGCTGGCCGAGCGGAAGTAG
- the rpmG gene encoding 50S ribosomal protein L33: protein MAAVDVRPKITLACTECKRRNYITKKNRRNDPDRLELKKHCRWCNKHTPHRETR, encoded by the coding sequence GTGGCTGCTGTCGACGTCCGGCCGAAGATCACCCTCGCGTGCACCGAGTGCAAGCGGCGCAACTACATCACCAAGAAGAACCGGCGCAACGACCCGGACCGTCTTGAGCTGAAGAAGCACTGCCGCTGGTGCAACAAGCACACCCCGCACCGCGAGACCCGCTAG
- a CDS encoding MaoC family dehydratase N-terminal domain-containing protein, with protein sequence MALDVGFIGRTYPPTAVYEVGREKIREFADAIGDPNPVYRDPAVAQDLGHRDVLAPPTFPIAITWPAATVIIEDPDLGLDFSRVLHGEQRFVHNRPIYADDQLTATVIIEDITERMGQGFLSTRTELNTVDGELVVTGFSKLVVVGAGGGEGEQA encoded by the coding sequence ATGGCCCTGGACGTCGGTTTCATCGGCCGCACCTATCCGCCCACCGCGGTGTATGAGGTCGGCCGCGAGAAGATCCGCGAGTTCGCCGACGCGATCGGGGACCCGAACCCGGTCTACCGCGACCCGGCGGTGGCCCAGGACCTCGGGCACCGCGACGTGCTGGCGCCGCCGACCTTCCCGATCGCCATCACCTGGCCGGCCGCGACGGTCATCATCGAGGACCCGGACTTGGGCCTGGACTTCAGCCGGGTGCTGCACGGCGAGCAGCGCTTCGTGCACAACCGGCCGATCTACGCCGACGACCAGCTGACCGCGACCGTGATCATCGAGGACATCACCGAGCGGATGGGGCAGGGATTCCTGAGCACCCGCACGGAGCTGAACACCGTGGACGGCGAGTTGGTGGTGACCGGCTTCTCCAAGCTGGTCGTGGTCGGAGCCGGCGGCGGCGAGGGGGAGCAGGCGTGA
- a CDS encoding MaoC family dehydratase has translation MIKFADVSKGDVLPAQTLPIRRVDLVKYAGASGDFNPIHWNERFAQSVGLPDVIAHGMFTMASAIRVVTDWCGDPGMVVEYQVRFTKPVVVPDGVDEDSGARLTVTGKVSAVNEDGTVRVDLVATSEGEKVLGLARAVVRLP, from the coding sequence GTGATCAAGTTCGCTGACGTCTCGAAGGGCGACGTGCTGCCCGCCCAGACGCTCCCGATCCGGCGCGTGGACCTGGTGAAGTACGCCGGCGCCTCCGGGGACTTCAACCCGATCCACTGGAACGAGCGATTCGCGCAGTCGGTGGGGCTGCCGGACGTCATCGCGCACGGGATGTTCACGATGGCCTCGGCGATCCGCGTGGTCACCGACTGGTGCGGGGACCCGGGGATGGTCGTGGAGTACCAGGTGCGGTTCACCAAGCCGGTGGTGGTGCCGGACGGCGTGGACGAGGATTCCGGGGCCCGGCTGACGGTGACCGGGAAGGTCAGCGCGGTCAACGAGGACGGGACGGTGCGGGTGGACCTGGTCGCGACCAGCGAGGGTGAGAAGGTGCTGGGGCTGGCGCGGGCCGTGGTCCGGCTGCCCTGA
- a CDS encoding UDP-N-acetylmuramate dehydrogenase, protein MLEQASAPLAPLTTLRVGGPARRMVTATTEQEIVETVKDCDRRGEPLLILAGGSNLLIGDDGFDGTVLKIAHTGVTKQKTCSGLRLGVAAGHDWDAFVAEAVDLGAVGVEALSGIPGSAGATPIQNVGAYGQDVGQTIAWIRALDRETGDIRGMQSRCLEFGYRDSVFKQHPGKYVVLTVWFGFDPPAASESERLSAPIRYAELARALGVEEGDRAPLALVRETVLKLRAAKGMVLNAEDHDTWSAGSFFTNPVLDAAAFDALAARATVAPPRFPAPDNHVKTSAAWLIEQAGYPKGYGAGAATLSTKHTLALTNRGDAAAADVLRLAREIRDGVRDRFGVELVPEPVFVGADL, encoded by the coding sequence ATGCTCGAACAGGCCTCGGCACCCCTCGCGCCCCTGACCACCCTGCGTGTGGGCGGACCGGCGCGGCGCATGGTGACCGCGACCACGGAGCAGGAGATCGTCGAGACCGTCAAGGACTGCGACCGCCGGGGCGAGCCGCTGCTGATCCTGGCCGGCGGCTCCAACCTGCTGATCGGCGACGACGGCTTCGACGGCACCGTGCTGAAGATCGCGCACACCGGCGTGACGAAGCAGAAGACGTGCTCGGGCCTGCGCCTGGGCGTCGCCGCCGGCCACGACTGGGACGCCTTCGTCGCCGAAGCGGTGGACCTCGGCGCGGTCGGCGTCGAGGCCCTGAGCGGCATCCCCGGCTCGGCCGGCGCCACCCCGATCCAGAACGTCGGCGCCTACGGCCAGGACGTCGGCCAGACCATCGCCTGGATCCGGGCGCTGGACCGCGAGACCGGCGACATCCGCGGCATGCAGTCCCGCTGTCTGGAGTTCGGCTACCGCGACTCGGTGTTCAAGCAGCACCCGGGCAAGTACGTGGTCCTGACGGTCTGGTTCGGCTTCGACCCGCCGGCCGCCTCCGAATCCGAGCGCCTGTCCGCCCCGATCCGCTACGCGGAACTGGCCCGCGCACTCGGCGTCGAGGAAGGCGACCGCGCGCCGCTCGCCCTGGTCCGCGAGACCGTTCTGAAGCTGCGCGCCGCCAAGGGCATGGTCCTGAACGCCGAGGACCACGACACCTGGTCGGCGGGATCGTTCTTCACCAACCCGGTCCTCGACGCAGCGGCCTTCGACGCCCTCGCCGCCCGCGCGACCGTGGCACCCCCGCGCTTCCCAGCCCCGGACAACCACGTGAAGACCTCGGCCGCCTGGCTGATCGAGCAGGCGGGCTACCCCAAGGGCTACGGCGCCGGCGCGGCGACCCTGTCGACGAAGCACACCCTGGCCCTGACGAACCGCGGCGACGCGGCGGCCGCCGACGTACTCCGGCTGGCGCGCGAGATCCGGGACGGGGTGCGAGACCGGTTCGGGGTGGAGCTGGTGCCCGAGCCGGTTTTCGTGGGCGCTGATCTGTAG
- a CDS encoding ArnT family glycosyltransferase — protein MSTLSPTSDVGYRTGSPSGAPAAGLTGRLTRLWRGPESDPRWARPGLLGVLVAAAVLYLWDLSSSGWANSFYAAAVQAGTKSWKAMLFGSLDAGNSITVDKPPASLWVMEISGRIFGFNSWTMLLPQALMGVATCGVVYAAVKRVLSRTRDARIGAAAGLLAAGALMVTPVAVLMFKFNNPDALLVLLMTISVYAVVRAMEYGSTRWLVLAGALIGVAFLTKTLQAFLILPALTAVYLALGPGRFLRRLWQIGAAGLAIVVSAGWWVAIVQLTPANSRPYIGGSQDNSFLNLTFGYNGFGRLTGNETGSVGGGFGGGAARGAAGAAGAAGAAGATGTTGATGAAGAGGTFTPPGGTGGGRGGGFSSGTGIGRMFGSEVASQVSWLIPAALVLFVFGLWAAGRARRTDHARAALLAWGLSLVSTAAVFSYMQGIFHPYYTIALAPLIAVTLGIGGGMVWARRTEPLARIGLAGAVGVTTWWSFHLLGQTPDWYSWLRYLIAVAGVVGTVLLLAGPGWLRSGAQGASGASGAAAAGTATGAPAPVGQPGWVPVEGAAAAADGSSQDPAIAPTPAPAAAAEAPRNRALRLAAVAIGVGAALLGPAAYAVATTSQGHSGSIPSAGPAGQGFGGPGGGFGGGGRTGRHFTGTFPGFQGGGTGGTGGTTGQTPPAGGFGGGTGGTGGTGGTGGGFGGGTGGTGGTQGGTTNQFPGGGFGGGTRAEGGTGGMNNFLDGSKPGAQILALLKQNASSYTWVAAAIGAQNASGYQLGTGDPVMAIGGFNGSDPSPTLAQFQADVAQHKIHYYIGGGIGMRANGGADEGTSISTWVAAHYKAQTVDGVTIYDLTAPTS, from the coding sequence ATGAGCACTTTGTCCCCGACGTCAGACGTCGGATACCGAACGGGCTCCCCGTCGGGCGCCCCGGCCGCCGGCTTGACCGGCCGCCTGACGCGCCTCTGGCGCGGGCCCGAGTCCGATCCGCGCTGGGCCCGGCCCGGTCTGCTCGGCGTGCTGGTGGCCGCGGCGGTCCTGTATCTGTGGGACCTGTCGTCCTCCGGCTGGGCCAACTCGTTCTACGCCGCGGCCGTCCAGGCCGGCACGAAGAGCTGGAAGGCGATGCTGTTCGGCTCGCTGGACGCCGGCAACTCGATCACGGTCGACAAGCCGCCGGCCTCGCTGTGGGTCATGGAGATCTCGGGCCGGATCTTCGGCTTCAACTCCTGGACGATGCTGCTGCCGCAGGCGCTGATGGGCGTCGCGACGTGCGGCGTCGTCTACGCGGCGGTGAAGCGGGTGCTGAGCCGGACGCGCGACGCGCGGATCGGCGCGGCGGCCGGGCTGCTCGCGGCGGGCGCGCTGATGGTGACGCCGGTCGCGGTGCTGATGTTCAAGTTCAACAACCCCGACGCGCTGCTGGTGCTGCTGATGACGATCTCCGTCTACGCGGTGGTGCGGGCCATGGAGTACGGCAGCACCCGCTGGCTGGTGCTGGCCGGGGCGCTGATCGGGGTCGCGTTCCTGACGAAGACGCTGCAGGCGTTCCTGATCCTGCCCGCGCTGACCGCCGTGTATCTGGCGCTGGGGCCGGGCAGGTTCCTGCGCCGGCTGTGGCAGATCGGCGCGGCCGGGCTGGCGATCGTGGTCAGCGCGGGCTGGTGGGTCGCGATCGTGCAGCTGACGCCGGCGAATTCGAGGCCTTACATCGGCGGCTCGCAGGACAACAGCTTCCTGAACCTGACGTTCGGGTACAACGGTTTCGGCCGGCTGACCGGCAACGAGACCGGGAGTGTGGGCGGCGGCTTCGGCGGCGGCGCGGCGCGGGGTGCGGCGGGTGCCGCCGGCGCCGCGGGTGCCGCGGGTGCGACTGGCACCACCGGTGCGACTGGTGCGGCGGGCGCCGGCGGGACGTTCACCCCGCCCGGCGGTACCGGCGGCGGGCGCGGCGGCGGCTTCAGCTCGGGCACCGGCATCGGGCGGATGTTCGGCTCCGAGGTCGCCAGCCAAGTCAGCTGGCTGATCCCGGCCGCGCTGGTGCTGTTCGTCTTCGGCCTGTGGGCCGCCGGCCGGGCGCGCCGCACGGACCACGCGCGGGCCGCGCTGCTGGCGTGGGGGCTGTCGCTGGTGAGCACGGCCGCGGTCTTCAGCTACATGCAGGGGATCTTCCACCCGTACTACACGATCGCGCTGGCGCCGCTCATCGCGGTGACCCTCGGCATCGGCGGCGGGATGGTGTGGGCGCGGCGGACCGAGCCGCTGGCGCGGATCGGGCTGGCCGGTGCGGTGGGGGTGACCACGTGGTGGTCGTTCCACCTGCTGGGACAGACACCGGACTGGTACTCGTGGCTGCGGTATTTGATCGCGGTCGCCGGGGTGGTCGGGACGGTGCTGCTGCTGGCCGGGCCGGGGTGGCTGCGGAGCGGGGCGCAGGGCGCGAGTGGTGCTTCTGGCGCTGCCGCTGCCGGTACCGCTACCGGTGCTCCGGCTCCGGTCGGGCAGCCCGGTTGGGTGCCGGTCGAGGGTGCTGCGGCCGCCGCTGACGGTTCTTCTCAGGACCCTGCGATCGCGCCTACTCCCGCTCCCGCTGCGGCCGCCGAGGCGCCGCGTAACAGGGCTCTGCGACTGGCCGCGGTGGCCATCGGCGTCGGCGCGGCGCTGCTGGGCCCGGCGGCGTACGCCGTGGCCACGACCAGCCAGGGGCACAGCGGCTCCATCCCCTCGGCCGGACCGGCCGGGCAGGGCTTCGGTGGTCCCGGCGGCGGCTTCGGCGGCGGTGGACGGACCGGACGGCACTTCACCGGCACCTTCCCCGGCTTCCAGGGCGGCGGCACTGGCGGGACCGGCGGCACGACCGGGCAGACCCCGCCGGCCGGCGGCTTCGGCGGCGGCACCGGCGGGACCGGCGGCACGGGTGGTACCGGCGGCGGGTTCGGCGGCGGTACCGGTGGCACCGGTGGCACCCAGGGCGGCACGACCAACCAGTTCCCCGGCGGCGGCTTCGGCGGCGGCACCCGCGCCGAAGGCGGCACCGGCGGCATGAACAACTTCCTCGACGGCAGCAAGCCCGGCGCCCAGATCCTGGCCCTGCTGAAGCAGAACGCGTCGAGCTACACCTGGGTCGCCGCGGCCATCGGCGCCCAGAACGCCTCCGGCTACCAACTCGGCACCGGCGACCCCGTCATGGCCATCGGCGGCTTCAACGGCTCCGACCCCTCCCCGACCCTGGCCCAGTTCCAGGCCGACGTCGCCCAACACAAGATCCACTACTACATCGGCGGCGGCATCGGCATGCGAGCCAACGGCGGCGCCGACGAAGGCACCTCCATCAGCACCTGGGTCGCAGCCCACTACAAGGCCCAGACCGTCGACGGCGTCACGATCTACGACCTGACGGCGCCCACGTCGTGA
- a CDS encoding glycosyltransferase yields MNATALTDREPPDAGTGAAGGPRRRLVEVVVPVYNEQHVLEASVRRLHRYLVENLPYPFRITVADNASTDGTWAVAARLSRELSGVRAVHLDLKGRGRALRAVWSTSDADVVSYMDVDLSTDLNAFLPLVAPLLSGHSDLAIGSRLARGSAVARGPKREFISRTYNFLLRTTMAARFSDAQCGFKAAKTEVVQALLPRVQDEEWFFDTELLLLAERSGLRIHEVPVDWVDDPDSRVDIVKTAKADLRGMWRVAKASLRSSSGAPVRARVLAADPPPGLKWQIPVFATIGVLSTIAYLLLYVLLRAPMGAFAANAVALAITAVANTAANRRFTFGVTGSRNALRDQVGGLVAFGIGLVLSTGTLAGVHAAVHHPSRTTEVAALVVANGLSTLARFVLLRAWVFHPRHHPLTSADHETPVRAGQTSGELS; encoded by the coding sequence ATGAACGCAACCGCTCTCACCGACCGCGAACCGCCGGACGCCGGCACCGGGGCGGCGGGTGGGCCGCGCAGACGGCTGGTCGAGGTCGTGGTGCCCGTCTACAACGAGCAGCACGTCCTGGAGGCCAGCGTGCGCAGACTGCACCGCTACCTCGTCGAGAACCTGCCCTATCCCTTCCGGATCACTGTGGCCGACAACGCCTCGACCGACGGCACGTGGGCGGTCGCCGCCCGGCTGTCACGGGAGTTGAGCGGGGTGCGGGCGGTCCATCTGGACCTCAAGGGCCGCGGCCGCGCGCTGCGTGCCGTGTGGTCCACGTCCGACGCCGACGTCGTGTCGTACATGGACGTCGACTTGTCCACCGACCTGAACGCGTTCCTGCCCTTGGTGGCCCCGCTGCTCAGCGGCCACTCGGACCTGGCGATCGGCTCGCGGCTGGCCCGCGGCAGCGCCGTGGCGCGCGGTCCGAAGCGGGAGTTCATCTCGCGCACGTACAACTTCCTGCTGCGCACCACGATGGCGGCCCGCTTCTCGGACGCGCAGTGCGGGTTCAAGGCCGCCAAGACCGAGGTCGTCCAGGCGCTGCTGCCCCGGGTGCAGGACGAGGAGTGGTTCTTCGACACCGAGCTCCTGCTGCTCGCCGAGCGCTCAGGGCTGCGGATCCACGAGGTGCCGGTGGACTGGGTCGACGACCCGGACTCCCGGGTCGACATCGTGAAGACCGCCAAGGCGGACCTGCGGGGCATGTGGCGGGTCGCCAAGGCCTCGCTGCGGTCCTCGTCCGGCGCGCCGGTCCGGGCCCGGGTGCTGGCGGCCGATCCGCCGCCCGGGCTGAAGTGGCAGATCCCGGTCTTCGCGACCATCGGCGTGCTGTCCACGATCGCCTATCTGCTCCTTTACGTACTGCTGCGCGCGCCGATGGGAGCCTTCGCGGCGAACGCCGTCGCGCTGGCGATCACCGCGGTCGCGAACACGGCGGCCAACCGCCGCTTCACCTTCGGCGTCACCGGCAGCCGCAACGCGCTGCGCGACCAGGTCGGCGGGCTCGTGGCCTTCGGCATCGGCCTGGTGCTGTCGACCGGGACTCTGGCCGGGGTCCACGCGGCCGTGCACCATCCCTCCCGCACCACGGAAGTGGCGGCGCTGGTCGTCGCCAACGGCCTGTCGACGCTGGCCCGTTTCGTGTTGCTCCGCGCCTGGGTCTTCCACCCGAGGCACCATCCCCTGACGTCCGCCGACCACGAGACCCCGGTCCGGGCGGGTCAGACTTCTGGAGAACTGTCATGA
- a CDS encoding ATP-binding protein encodes MPLRSRLAIMSAVAVAIAIGAVSLISYVAVRDRLHNQMDSAIAGSRDPGFGLYPEGGRGGGPDPADYQPRSPCDIGKGAANSGSAGAASPTHTSVNHFPPAAVSVTFFDGTQTCPLPGSTAVQGQTADLQIEHAPPGTSHWRDGVNATGEKVRVQIVANPDPHHPGVFLKSQAYGPIDDSLSSLAWLLIVVSLIGIGGAATAGLLVARAGLRPVDELTSAVEHVARTEDLSVRMPVSGDDEIARLSESFNSMTAALQASREEQKRLVDDAGHELRTPLTSLRTAIDLLIRSEESGRSLPEGKRTELLTGARTQMRELTVLIADLLELSRPEQAMTVTAPVALHEVTARAVERVRPRGAARETPVTIIDDLHPWTTHGDGAALERAVVNLLDNAVKFSPPGAAVEVRLANGSLTVRDRGPGIPPEELPHVFERFWRSPTARAMPGSGLGLAIVARAARESGGIIAFERPYDGPGTIARLFLPGTAEA; translated from the coding sequence ATGCCCCTGCGGTCGCGGCTGGCCATCATGAGCGCCGTGGCCGTGGCGATCGCGATCGGCGCGGTGTCCCTGATCTCCTACGTCGCGGTGCGGGACCGGCTCCACAACCAGATGGACAGCGCGATCGCCGGCAGCCGCGATCCGGGCTTCGGCCTGTACCCCGAGGGCGGGCGCGGCGGCGGACCGGATCCGGCCGACTACCAGCCCCGGTCTCCGTGCGACATCGGGAAGGGAGCGGCGAACAGCGGGAGCGCCGGCGCGGCGAGCCCGACGCACACCAGCGTCAACCATTTCCCGCCGGCGGCGGTCAGCGTCACCTTCTTCGACGGGACTCAGACCTGTCCCCTGCCCGGATCCACCGCGGTCCAGGGCCAGACCGCGGACCTGCAGATCGAGCACGCGCCGCCGGGCACCTCGCACTGGCGCGACGGCGTCAACGCCACCGGTGAGAAGGTCCGCGTCCAGATCGTGGCCAACCCGGACCCGCACCACCCCGGAGTCTTCCTCAAGTCGCAGGCCTACGGCCCCATCGACGACTCCCTGAGCAGCCTGGCCTGGCTGCTGATCGTGGTCTCGCTGATCGGCATCGGCGGCGCGGCCACCGCCGGACTGCTGGTCGCGCGCGCCGGGCTGCGTCCCGTGGACGAGTTGACCTCCGCGGTCGAGCACGTCGCGCGCACCGAAGACCTGTCGGTCCGGATGCCGGTGTCCGGCGACGACGAGATCGCGCGGCTCTCGGAGTCCTTCAACTCGATGACCGCGGCCCTGCAGGCGTCCCGGGAGGAGCAGAAACGCCTCGTCGACGACGCCGGCCACGAGCTGCGAACTCCCCTGACATCTCTGCGTACTGCCATCGACCTGCTGATCCGCTCCGAGGAGTCCGGTCGGTCGCTGCCCGAGGGCAAGCGCACCGAACTGCTCACCGGCGCTCGCACGCAGATGCGCGAGCTGACGGTGCTGATCGCCGACCTGCTGGAGCTGTCGCGTCCGGAGCAGGCCATGACCGTCACCGCCCCGGTGGCGCTGCACGAGGTCACCGCACGTGCCGTGGAGCGTGTCCGGCCGCGCGGCGCCGCACGCGAAACCCCGGTCACCATCATCGACGACCTGCATCCGTGGACCACGCACGGCGACGGCGCGGCGCTGGAGCGCGCGGTGGTGAACCTCCTCGACAACGCGGTGAAGTTCTCGCCGCCGGGAGCCGCCGTGGAGGTGCGGCTGGCCAACGGTTCGCTGACCGTGCGCGACCGCGGGCCGGGCATCCCGCCGGAGGAGCTGCCGCACGTCTTCGAGCGCTTCTGGCGCTCCCCCACGGCGCGTGCCATGCCCGGCAGCGGTCTGGGGCTGGCGATCGTGGCCCGCGCGGCGCGCGAGTCCGGAGGCATCATCGCCTTCGAGCGGCCGTACGACGGCCCCGGAACCATCGCACGGCTGTTCCTGCCCGGCACCGCCGAGGCCTGA
- a CDS encoding response regulator transcription factor yields the protein MSSPTPFLAGPAGSPAGQSISEILVVDDEPGIRAVLASSLEFEGYAVRTANDGRAALAEVERGRPDLVVLDVLMPGMDGLTACRRLRAADPHLPVLMLTARDLTGDRVAGLDAGADDYLAKPFELDELLARVRALLRRGALTVEGTEAAPGAAGHGDHVLEYEDLRMDTLTREVTRAGQLIELTRTEYLLLEMFLSHPRQALTREQILRAVWGFDFEPASNSLDVYVMYVRKKTEFDGLPRLVQTVRGVGYALRTASGARR from the coding sequence GTGAGCTCTCCCACGCCCTTCCTCGCTGGTCCGGCCGGGTCCCCGGCAGGACAGAGCATCTCCGAGATCCTCGTCGTCGACGACGAGCCCGGCATCCGCGCCGTGCTCGCCTCCAGCCTGGAGTTCGAGGGGTACGCGGTCCGCACCGCGAACGACGGCCGGGCCGCGCTGGCCGAGGTCGAACGCGGCCGACCGGACCTGGTCGTGCTGGACGTGCTGATGCCCGGCATGGACGGGCTCACCGCCTGCCGCCGGCTGCGCGCCGCCGACCCGCACCTGCCGGTCCTGATGCTCACCGCCCGGGACCTCACCGGGGACCGCGTCGCCGGCCTGGACGCCGGCGCCGACGACTACCTGGCCAAGCCCTTCGAGCTCGACGAGCTGCTGGCCCGGGTCCGGGCCCTGCTCCGGCGCGGCGCGCTGACCGTCGAGGGCACCGAGGCCGCGCCGGGCGCGGCCGGGCACGGCGACCACGTCCTGGAGTACGAGGACCTGCGCATGGACACGCTCACCCGCGAGGTGACCCGCGCCGGCCAGCTCATCGAACTCACCCGGACGGAGTATCTGCTGCTGGAGATGTTCCTGTCCCACCCGCGCCAGGCGCTGACCCGCGAGCAGATCCTGCGCGCGGTCTGGGGCTTCGACTTCGAGCCCGCCTCGAACTCGCTGGACGTCTACGTCATGTACGTGCGCAAGAAGACCGAGTTCGACGGCCTCCCCCGGCTGGTCCAGACCGTGCGCGGGGTCGGCTACGCGCTGCGCACCGCTTCCGGCGCGCGCCGATGA